One genomic window of Cricetulus griseus strain 17A/GY chromosome 3, alternate assembly CriGri-PICRH-1.0, whole genome shotgun sequence includes the following:
- the LOC100772613 gene encoding olfactory receptor 1030 isoform X2, with product MARGNRTTVTEFVLMGFTDRPELQLPLFVVFLVIYLITLVGNLGMILLIKADSRLHTPMYYFLSHLAFIDLCYSSSIGPKMLQNLLVKKKTISFSGCFAQLYFSGAFSTTECFLLATMAYDRYMAICNPLIYTAIMTQRVCTELVVGVYTYGFLNSVIQTVLTFQLSFCSSNVIPHFYCADPPLLALSCSDTHNKERQLLIFSAVNLTGSLMTVLISYICILVSIIKIQSSQGKCKAFSTCASHLTVVTIFYGTLFFMYLQQPKSGNSWRYSKVVSVFYSLVIPMLNPVIYSLRNTEVKDTLKRMLEGNASQ from the coding sequence ATGGCAAGAGGCAATCGCACCACTGTGACAGAATTCGTTCTCATGGGCTTCACAGATCGCCCTGAACTTCAGCTTCCCCTCTTTGTGGTATTCCTGGTGATTTATCTCATCACCCTGGTGGGAAACCTTGGCATGATCCTGCTCATCAAGGCAGACTCACGGcttcacacacccatgtactATTTTCTCAGTCACCTGGCTTTCATTGATCTCTGTTATTCATCTTCCATTGGGCCCAAAATGCTGCAAAATCtattggtgaaaaaaaaaaccatctccTTTTCTGGCTGCTTTGCTCAGCTGTACTTCTCCGGTGCTTTTTCCACTACTGAATGCTTCCTCTTGGCTActatggcctatgaccgctacaTGGCCATCTGCAACCCCCTGATCTACACAGCCATCATGACACAGAGGGTCTGTACAGAGTTGGTGGTAGGAGTCTACACCTATGGCTTCCTGAACTCTGTAATACAGACAGTACTGACTTTCCAGCTGTCTTTCTGCAGCTCCAATGTGATTCCCCACTTCTACTGTGCTGACCCCCCTCTCCTTGCCCTCTCCTGCTCTGACACCCACAACAAAGAGAGGCAGCTCCTGATCTTCTCAGCAGTGAATCTCACTGGATCCCTCATGACAGTCCTCATCTCCTACATCTGCATCCTGGTCTCTATTATAAAAATCCAGTCTTCCCAGGGCAAATGTAAAGCATTCTCCACCTGTGCCTCCCACCTCACCGTGGTCACCATCTTCTATGGAACGTTGTTTTTCATGTACCTACAGCAACCAAAATCAGGAAATTCATGGAGGTATAGCAAAGTGGTCTCTGTGTTTTATAGTCTTGTAATTCCCATGCTTAACCCTGTCATCTATAGCCTGAGAAACACAGAGGTGAAGGATACCCTGAAAAGAATGCTAGAGGGCAATGCTTCACAGTGA